The following proteins are encoded in a genomic region of Arachis stenosperma cultivar V10309 chromosome 4, arast.V10309.gnm1.PFL2, whole genome shotgun sequence:
- the LOC130974936 gene encoding uncharacterized protein LOC130974936 — translation MAAMANLANTMEANASVTLQAVQRLGQPAGNENGNGNSERNANDNAEGNGANTGGVLMTLATFLKAQHVPLNQYVKFAAYQIAGKAQPWWQAECRLLQLQNADIPWEVFQTAFYKKYFPESAREAKEMELMQLK, via the exons ATGGCGGCAATGGCAAATCTCGCTAATACCATGGAAGCTAATGCTTCTGTGACTCTGCAAGCTGTGCAGAGATTGGGCCAACCGGCTGGGAATGAAAATGGCAATGGGAATAGTGAAAGGAATGCCAATGATAATGCTGAGGGTAACGGCGCCAACACAGGAGGAGTTCTGATGACCCTGGCGACGTTCCTTAAG GCACAACATGTTCCCCTCAATCAATACGTAAAGTTTGCCGCTTATCAAATAGCGGGAAAGGCCCAGCCCTGGTGGCAAGCTGAGTGTCGTTTGCTACAGCTTCAGAACGCCGACATTCCATGGGAGGTGTTCCAAACGGCTTTCTATAAGAAATACTTCCCTGAGTCTGCAAGGGAAGCAAAGGAGATGGAGCTAATGCAGCTGAAGTAA
- the LOC130974937 gene encoding uncharacterized protein LOC130974937, translating to MSVAEYTNKFEELCRFFRVCQGDPETYESWRCIKYQKGLKDNIMTAVAPLEIRVFSDLVNKARIVEEYAKTVAASKDTHGGSSSRGHGKYFHPRGQSFKRGGYTPQSQGGFGKNNQNQFQYAKGRGNQSKNSPDLSCVRCGHFHPYDSCKIGLGGCFNCGFPGHIARDCTCGRNQNVGQSQHQGRVFAVNAKDASKADPLMRGICLIGDKSLDALYDTGASHSFISFAKVEELGLKVSELPFDLHVHTLHQTIMTRSGCRQVGFKLEGRDFVHDLICLPMVGLEMILWFDWLSKNRVLLNCFERTI from the coding sequence ATGTCTGTGGCTGAGTATACCAACAAGTTCGAAGAGCTTTGTAGGTTTTTTCGGGTGTGTCAGGGTGACCCAGAGACTTACGAGAGCTGGAGATGCATTAAGTACCAAAAGGGTTTGAAGGATAACATTATGACTGCTGTGGCTCCTTTGGAGATCCGTGTCTTCTCTGACTTAGTGAACAAGGCTAGAATAGTGGAAGAATATGCCAAGACCGTGGCGGCATCCAAGGACACTCATGGAGGGAGCTCTAGTCGGGGGCATGGCAAGTACTTTCATCCGAGAGGACAAAGCTTCAAGAGAGGAGGATATACGCCTCAAAGCCAAGGGGGCTTCGGAAAGAATAATCAGAATCAATTTCAGTATGCTAAGGGAAGAGGAAATCAGAGTAAGAATTCTCCGGATTTGAGTTGTGTACGTTGTGGGCATTTCCATCCTTATGACTCATGCAAAATTGGTTTAGGTGGTTGTTTCAATTGTGGGTTTCCTGGCCACATTGCGAGGGATTGCACTTGTGGGAGGAACCAAAATGTGGGCCAAAGTCAGCATCAAGGTCGAGTCTTTGCTGTGAATGCCAAGGATGCTTCCAAGGCGGATCCGTTGATGAGAGGTATATGTCTAATTGGTGATAAGTCCTTAGATGCATTATATGATACTGGAGCTTCGCATTCGTTTATTTCGTTTGCTAAAGTTGAGGAGTTAGGCTTGAAAGTGTCAGAGTTACCTTTTGATCTGCATGTGCATACTCTGCATCAAACAATTATGACTAGGTCAGGTTGTAGACAAGTAGGTTTCAAGCTTGAGGGTAGAGACTTTGTGCACGATTTAATCTGTTTACCCATGGTGGGGCTAGAAATGATTTTGTGGTTTGATTGGTTGTCAAAGAATCGGGTTTTGTTGAATTGCTTTGAACGGACTATCTAG
- the LOC130974938 gene encoding uncharacterized protein LOC130974938 yields the protein MDLVTGLPRTRSGFDAIWVIVDRLTKSAHFLPIRVNCSIEELARLYIKEIVFGSFPKSLRYEAVSQYRISPVNKWTIGEDYSDAGRYAESMCVGSTWELGTVTCHWWSLHTTTVFMRALGWLHMKHCRTEVPVSTLLKSYANQRRKPLEFEVGEHVFRWVTTTTGIGRAIKTKKLNPRYIGPFEILKRFGPVAYQVALPPHLSNLHDVFYVSQHRKYTLDASHVLEPESVELKENLTFQLMPVRIDDTSVKKLRGKDVSLVKVAWERAGLEEHTWELESEMRKDYPELFSGTVVNPACRGSGGGVNMVVNPTYVEI from the exons ATGGATCTTGTGACCGGTTTACCGAGGACTAGGTCGGGATTTGATGCGATTTGGGTGATCGTGGATCGCTTAACAAAGTCTGCTCACTTTCTGCCTATCCGAGTAAACTGTTCTATAGAAGAGTTGGCAAGATTGTACATCAAGGAGATA gtttttgGGAGCTTTCCAAAGAGCCTTCGGTACGAAGCTGTGTCTCAGTACCGCATATCACCCGTAAACAAATGGACAATCGGAGAGGACTATTCAGACGCTGGAAGATATGCTGAGAGCATGTGTGTTGGATCAACATGGGAGTTGGGGACCGTTacatgccattggtggagtttgcatacaacaACAGTTTTCATGCGAGCATTAGGATGGCTCCATATGAAGCATTGTAGGACGGAAGTCCCAGTCTCCACTCTGTTG AAGAGTTATGCGAATCAGAGAAGAAAACCGTTAGAGTTTGAAGTGGGAGAACATGTATTTCGGTGGGTTACAACGACAACTGGGATTGGAAGAGCAATCAAGACTAAGAAGTTGAACCCAAGATATATAGGACCGTTTGAAATTTTGAAGAGATTTGGGCCCGTGGCGTATCAAGTGGCTTTGCCACCTCATTTGTCTAACTTGCATGACGTATTCTATGTGTCACAACACCGTAAGTACACACTGGATGCGTCCCATGTGTTGGAGCCTGAGTCAGTTGAGTTGAAGGAGAACTTAACATTCCAATTAATGCCAGTGAGGATCGACGATACTAGTGTGAAGAAGTTGCGAGGAAAGGATGTTTCATTGGTTAAAGTTGCTTGGGAGCGAGCAGGATTAGAAGAGCACACTTGGGAATtggagtcggagatgcgaaagGACTATCCCGAGCTTTTCTCAG GGACAGTGGTTAATCCTGCCTGTCGAGGAAGCGGTGGCGGCGTAAATATGGTGGTTAATCCCACTTACGTTGAGATCTGA